The Palaemon carinicauda isolate YSFRI2023 chromosome 37, ASM3689809v2, whole genome shotgun sequence genome contains a region encoding:
- the LOC137629573 gene encoding protein obstructor-E-like, translating to MKMWFKVLVTFAIVVSVLGQEFSTQCPSPNGYFADAVQCDKYYECVDDVLTEKLCPDGMAFNDLNPRVEKCDFIFQIDCAERPELQPPQPTDVCPRQNGYYPFPLETNCHQFYYCTNGVGNLITCPEGLVFSLKTGTCVWPEAAGRTNCASEKVLNFTCPKVGLDVAVAHPRYADPDDCQYFYVCINGDTPRRNGCAFGQVFNSATKSCDEPREVPECADYYTEYFENYFATLGDNSGRISGDILAAAFASGFDVPELGSQQRIHSSDSQRRKPTKAPARAAAAVVAEPTRAPAAAEKPATRTNPSRPRPVVGPNHRLARPTPTTTTPPPPPPAEEDYVYYDDAPLYDDYPAEAAADPAPAPTPAPTEAPTTAAARRVPLRRTLVRARN from the exons ATGAAGATGTGGTTCAAAGTGTTAGTAACGTTCGCCATCGTGGTCTCTG TCCTCGGGCAGGAGTTTTCCACCCAGTGCCCGTCACCCAACGGCTACTTCGCTGATGCCGTCCAGTGCGACAAATACTATGAATGCGTGGACGATGTCTTAACAGAGAAGCTGTGCCCTGATGGAATGGCCTTCAATGACTTGAACCCTAGAGTGGAAAAATGTGACTTCATTTTCCAGATTGATTGCGCTGAGAGGCCTGAATTAC AACCTCCTCAGCCTACGGATGTGTGTCCCCGTCAGAATGGCTACTATCCATTCCCCTTAGAGACAAACTGCCATCAGTTCTATTATTGTACTAATGGTGTCGGCAACCTCATTACATGCCCAGAGGGACTGGTCTTCTCCCTCAAAACTGGCACCTGCGTTTGGCCTGAAGCAGCTGGAAGGACTAACTGTGCCTCTGAAA AGGTGCTTAACTTCACCTGCCCCAAGGTTGGTCTTGATGTAGCTGTAGCTCATCCTCGCTATGCTGATCCAGATGATTGCCAATACTTCTACGTCTGCATCAATGGAGACACTCCTCGAAGAAATGGCTGTGCATTTGGTCAAGTCTTCAATTCTGCCACCAAATCTTGTGATGAACCAAGGGAGGTTCCCGAATG CGCTGACTACTACACAGAATACTTTGAAAATTACTTCGCTACTCTTGGTGACAATTCTGGCAGAATAAGCGGCGACATCTTAGCAGCTGCATTTGCATCTGGTTTTGATGTTCCTGAGCTTGGATCACAGCAAAGAATTCACTCTTCCGATAGCCAGAGACGAAAACCAACTAAGGCTCctgcaagagcagcagcagcagtagttgcAGAGCCTACTAGAGCCCCTGCAGCCGCTGAAAAACCTGCGACTAGAACAAATCCTTCCCGTCCAAG GCCAGTTGTAGGCCCGAACCACCGTCTCGCCCGTCCCACTCCCACCACTACAACTCCACCACCTCCTCCCCCTGCCGAGGAGGATTACGTCTACTACGACGACGCTCCCCTCTATGATGACTACCCTGCTGAAGCCGCAGCCGACCCCGCTCCTGCCCCAACACCAGCCCCAACGGAGGCACCAACCACTGCTGCAGCAAGAAGAGTTCCCTTAAGGCGCACCCTTGTTAGGGCAAGGAattaa